A stretch of Apis cerana isolate GH-2021 linkage group LG1, AcerK_1.0, whole genome shotgun sequence DNA encodes these proteins:
- the LOC107994303 gene encoding DNA mismatch repair protein Msh2 isoform X1 has product MAVQPNQQFNMDPSSQQSFVRFFKSLPEKLNTTVRFFNRSDYYTLHGNDALFAAQEIFKTTSVCKMIGADPYKTEGVILNKNHFESFIRDLLLVKQYRVEVYINQGTAKNQNWILEYKGSPGNLTQFEDILFGNNDIAVSVRVIAVKLGMEGKFRIVGLSCVDTTASLFSVCEFQDNDSFSNLESLIVTLAPKECLLIQGEGSYEFQILKQLIERNNVMITTRKKNEFSSESVIQDLNTLIRFKKGQQQNVQSLPEINLTFAMSATSALIKYLDLTSDEGNLNQFSIDQIKQSRYLKLDSAAIKALNIEPRIDTSCVLNGNAPTSILNLLDKCRTPQGHRLLAQWIRQPLKDLSLIKERHDIVEALVNDNELRSNLNEDHLRRIPDLQVLAKKLARKKATLQDCYKIYTCISHLPILLEQFLKINIIALKTMFTDPLSEFIKDMNKFQQMVEQTIDLDSAEKGDFLVRSEFDDELKELKCTMDEIEIKLQAQLNKVADDLSIEAGKILKLESNQQFGYYFRVTLKEEKVLRNKKQYIILDSNKSGVRFRSNKLNDLNDEYIAIRDKYIIEQKKVVAEIIEIAAGYSNTIKAIGNVLASLDVLTAFASAAICANKPYVRPEMLPSEKGEFNLIQVRHPCLEIQEGVDYIANNINFKRGECHFCIITGPNMGGKSTYIRSAGVSALMAHIGSFVPCDQAKISLLDCILARVGADDCQLKGLSTFMMEMIETAAILKTATCNSLVLIDELGRGTSTYEGCGIAWSIAEYLAKEIKCYCLFATHFHEITKLEEEISTVKNQHVTALVDNNKLTLLYKIKPGICDQSFGIHVAKMANFPQDVIEFAKRKQTELEDYQDSLFEGSDNPQKKKKIIQEAEILIAEFIDKCKNLDLSLSDAELKDKILTFKEEVLSHKNPYIQMLLTAS; this is encoded by the exons atGGCTGTCCAACCaaatcaacaatttaatatgg ATCCATCAAGTCAACAAAGTTTCGTTAGGTTTTTTAAGAGTCTGCCAGAA AAACTGAATACCACAGTacgtttttttaatagatcagattattatacattacatGGTAATGATGCTTTATTTGCTgcacaagaaatttttaaaactacatCTGTTTGTAAAATGATAGGTGCag ATCCATATAAAACTGAGGGAGTTATTCttaacaaaaatcattttgaatcttttataCGTGATCTATTGTTAGTAAAACAATACAGAGTAgaagtttatattaatcaagGAACTGCAAAAAACCAAAATtggatattagaatataaaggATCTCCTGGTAATTTAACACAATTTGAGGATATATTGTTTGGCAATAATGATATTGCTGTTAGTGTTCGTGTTATAGCAGTGAAATTAGGAATGGAAGGGAAATTTAGA attgtaGGTTTAAGCTGTGTAGATACTACGGCatctttattttctgtttgtgaATTTCAAGACAATGACTCATTTTCTAATTTGGAATCATTGATTGTTACGCTTGCTCCTAaagaatgtttattaattcaagGCGAAGGCAgctatgaatttcaaattttaaaacaa CTAATAGAACGGAATAATGTAATGATTactacaagaaaaaaaaatgaattctctAGTGAATCAGTTATACAagatttaaatactttaataagaTTCAAGAAAGGTCAACAACAAAATGTACAATCTTTACCTGAAATCAATTTAACTTTTGCTATGTCAGCTACTTCTgctcttattaaatatttagat TTAACATCAGATGAAGGAAATTTGAATCAGTTTAGTATAGATCAAATAAAACAATCAcgttatttgaaattagattCAGCTGCTATAAAAGCACTTAATATTGAACCACGTATTGATACTTCTTGTGTTTTAAATGGAAATGCACCTACAAGTATTTTGAATCTCTTAGATAAATGTAGAACTCCACAAGGACATAGACTCCTTGCACAATGGATTAGACAacctttaaaagatttatcacTTATAAAAGAAAGACATGATATTGTTGAAGCATTAGTGAATGATAATGAATTACGATCTAATCTTAATGAAGATCATTTAAGACGCATACCAGATTTACAAGTACTTGCAAAAAAATTGGCTAGGAAAAAAGCAACTTTACAGGATTgctataa gatttatacatgtatatcacATTTACCTATATTATTAgaacaatttcttaaaataaatataatagcttTGAAAACAATGTTTACTGATCCTTtaagtgaatttattaaagatatgaataaatttcaacaaatgGTTGAACAAACAATTGATTTAGATTCTGCTGAAAAAGGAGATTTTTTAGTACGATCTGAATTTGATGATGAATTAAAAG aattaaaatgcaCTATggatgaaatagaaataaaattgcaagcACAATTGAATAAAGTTGCTGATGATCTTTCAATCGAagctggaaaaatattaaaactagaaTCAAATCAACAATTTGGATATTATTTCCGTGTAACATTGAAGGAAGAAAaggtattaagaaataaaaaacaatatattattttagattctaATAAAAGTGGTGTACGATTtcgaagtaataaattaaatgatttaaatgatgAATACATTGCTAttagagataaatatataatagaacaaAAGAAGGTTGTTGcggaaataattgaaattgcag ctgGTTATAGTAATACAATAAAAGCTATTGGAAATGTATTAGCATCACTTGATGTACTTACTGCTTTTGCTTCTGCTGCTATATGTGCTAATAAACCATATGTGCGTCCTGAAATGCTCCCTAGTGAAAAAGgagaatttaatcttattcaaGTTCGACATCCATGTTTAGAAATTCAAGAAGGAGTAGATTATATAgctaataatatcaattttaaaagag gaGAATgtcatttttgtattattactgGTCCAAATATGGGAGGTAAGAGCACATATATAAGATCTGCTGGTGTTAGTGCTCTCATGGCACATATTGGAAGTTTTGTTCCTTGTGATCAagcaaaaatatcattattagacTGTATATTAGCTCGTGTAGGAGCTGATGATTGTCAATTGAAAGGACTTTCTACATTTATGATGGAAATGATAGAAACTGCTGCTATATTAAag ACAGCAACATGCAATTCATTGGTATTGATTGATGAATTAGGCAGAGGAACTTCTACTTATGAAGGTTGCGGTATAGCATGGTCAATCGCCGa atatttagcaaaagaaattaaatgttattgtcTTTTTGCAACacattttcatgaaataactaaattagaagaagaaatatctaCTGTTAAAAATCAACATGTTACAGCTCttgtagataataataaattaactttactatataaaataaaaccagGAATATGTGATCAAAGTTTTGGCATACACGTTGCTAAAATGGCTAATTTCCCACAAGATGTTATTGag tttgcTAAGCGTAAACAAACAGAACTTGAAGATTATCAAGATTCACTTTTTGAGGGATCTGATAATCcacagaagaaaaaaaagatcatccaa GAAGCTGAAATTCTTATTGcagaatttattgataaatgcaAGAATTTAGATCTATCATTATCTGATGCAGAATTGAAGGATaagattttaacatttaaagaaGAAGTTTTATCTCACAAAAATCCTTATATACAAATGCTCCTTACAGCTTCATAA
- the LOC107994302 gene encoding GATA zinc finger domain-containing protein 14: MINMVIQNIAILFLLITHTLSAPSGCIESCTSYLTQYQTSGSLQKHADLSQTASHLQSLDYSKPGTWSEHNDYNVDNGHGKVHEERGQYVEGPKTVRYYKKNYSSYDTRYPVGEEISNFNQNNNKYISNAEDIINQHIYNQMSNSESIIQQNKYNTIKSQPHVESSYRKTNVQNERLENLGEYSKNSQINQQDISNLNTQISQEPYHINMQSGNWSTIDSYKTDGGHGHVFEEKGQYVSGAKKIRYYKRNYTSNYSSSDGMPIPDITKNGMQDIQTKIEKFHKEIGKGFDQISTQTIGSSNIGQTHFNIHDLPINNIYNKNSDNYRDQYNYRSSRTHHNEEQQSSDITNEHLPYRNPYQNTYGENSYSMYEKREGYVKKLQPTNQLINPTSGYTSTLNVGNNDYNRNKFSGSILQHTDNLQQTDILDAHQSKFIQNQMLVDNLRNNVQSQSSIIDSSMPKQVSHYKEQWSSSHTKQASVPLYSTDILHNNKEHFQYNNDQYNNKYNLNQDIRHDNNLNQFRENNFNSDRNIISQKLMTSASDLSEIGDNIDCAYNSQHSHGSSQYLKKYKRNVMHNKEDEVQKIVNKHIMDNQQTTQNDYFTQQNSRNNLNQELQQHSYQPWKLNQQLNDFTQTTETDDLTQTSGKFEFGQDSQQISQLWKPNDPNQQFNDFNQQTSGSEDFTQQISGKIEFDQDSQQSYQSWKPSNINQQLNNFAWQTSGSDDLTQQTFGKIEFGQDSQQSGKPNNANQQLNNFAWQTSGSDDFTQQTFGKIEFGQDSQQSGKPNNANQQSNDFIQKSSEIDDLTQQTFGKIEFGQDSQQSGKSNNANQQSNDFIQKSSEIDDLTQQTFGKIEFGQDSQQSGKPNNANQQSKDFIQKSSEIDDLTQQTSRKLEFDQDSQQIYQPNQWKSNNDDKKFDDLIEQTSKSENLNKSQQTSGKLEFDQNSQQIYEPWKSNNANQKFDDLIEQTNESENLTQQISDKLEFDQNLQQVYQPWELNNTQQLVHLTHQTSGSEDLTQQISGKFEFGQDSQQTYQPKESSNADQQLVHLTQTSGSKDLLQQTSGKFEFGQISQQTYQPWKPNNTNLGFTEEINDFTKQSTGKVEFNQESEKDSSLQISVIPEYLGNDSHFSKPADKPKPRSRYSRYGSHHNVHNIDDEDIINHNNGNIDASHIYELPPNMDVETDDKGNQNTRNQEENKNIDLFKNLNQHSGSNLYDIEGSNVDQVNWLHKSNDATVGLQWHYTYHPSDQRQFVQQTEQKDKENLQEQSQFFNLEQNKEIQNKYTMDNLHQQSVSQSQNYIFKQKDKSLKNDYVQNENKFISNEQIKGNLQADAGIFKPEPKLQPRILEVYGGGQYDPTHSDDIYSEVTINPSATLASISNTDPWDIREKPEILTTTELIPPLLSVEPLDTNITTEAPHSSSIWSRISHKISTTIDKAKEKARNIFG; this comes from the coding sequence ATGATTAACAtggtaatacaaaatattgccattttatttttattaataacacatACATTATCTGCACCAAGTGGATGCATAGAATCTTGTACTTCTTATCTGACACAATATCAAACTTCTGGAAGTTTACAAAAACATGCTGATTTATCACAAACTGCTTCACATTTACAAAGTCTTGATTATTCAAAACCTGGAACATGGTCTGaacataatgattataatgtaGATAATGGACATGGAAAAGTACATGAAGAACGAGGTCAATATGTTGAAGGTCCCAAGACAGtaagatattataagaaaaattattcttcttatgATACACGGTATCCTGTTGGTGaggaaatatcaaattttaatcaaaataataacaaatatatatccaaTGCAGAAGACATAATTAatcaacatatttataatcaaatgaGTAATTCAGAATCAATTATACagcaaaataaatacaatacaataaaaagtCAACCACATGTTGAATCATCATATAGAAAAACTAATGTTCAAAATGAAAGACTTGAAAATCTTGGAGAATACAGTAAAAATTCACAGATTAATCAACAAGATATATCTAATCTGAATACACAAATTTCACAAGAACCCTATCATATTAACATGCAATCTGGAAATTGGAGTACAATAGATTCATATAAAACTGATGGAGGACATGGTCatgtatttgaagaaaaaggtCAATATGTATCAGGAGctaaaaaaattcgttattataaaagaaattatacttCTAACTACAGTTCATCTGATGGAATGCCTATTCCTGATATTACTAAAAATGGAATGCAAGatatacaaacaaaaatagaaaaatttcataaagaaattggaaaaggaTTTGATCAAATTTCTACACAAACCATAGGATCCAGTAATATTGGACAAacacattttaatattcatgatttgcctattaataatatttataataaaaatagtgatAATTATAGAGACCAATATAACTATAGAAGTTCAAGAACACATCATAATGAAGAACAACAATCTTCAGACATAACAAATGAACATTTACCTTATAGGAATCCTTATCAAAATACTTATGGTGAAAATAGTTACAGTATGTATGAAAAACGTGAAGGATATGTAAAAAAACTTCAACCAACTAATCAACTTATTAATCCTACATCAGGATATACTAGCACACTCAATGTTGGAAATAATGAttacaatagaaataaatttagtgGATCAATTTTACAACACACAGATAATTTACAACAAACAGATATTTTAGATGCAcatcaatcaaaatttattcaaaatcaaatgtTGGTCgacaatttaagaaataatgtgCAGAGTCAAAGCAGCATAATTGATTCAAGCATGCCAAAACAAGTATCTCATTATAAAGAACAGTGGAGTTCTAGTCATACAAAACAAGCATCTGTTCCTCTATATTCTAcagatattttacataataacaaagaacattttcaatacaataatgatcaatataacaacaaatataatttaaaccaAGATATACgacatgataataatttaaatcaattcagagaaaataatttcaatagtgATAGAAAcataatatcacaaaaattaATGACTAGTGCAAGTGATTTAAGTGAGATAGGAGATAATATAGATTGTGCATATAATTCACAACATTCACATGGCAGttcacaatatttaaaaaaatataagcgcAATGTAATGCACAACAAAGAAGATGAAGtgcaaaaaatagtaaataaacaCATTATGGATAATCAACAAACTAcacaaaatgattattttacacAACAGAactcaagaaataatttaaatcaagaaTTACAACAACACTCTTATCAACCATGGAAATTAAATCaacaattaaatgattttaccCAAACAACTGAAACTGATGATCTCACTCAAACTTCTGGAAAGTTTGAATTTGGTCAAGATTCACAACAAATATCTCAATTATGGAAACCAAATGATCCCAATCaacaatttaatgattttaatcagCAAACAAGTGGATCTGAGGATTTTACTCAACAAATTTCTGGAAAGATTGAATTTGATCAAGATTCACAACAATCTTATCAATCTTGGAAACCtagtaatattaatcaacaattaaataattttgcttgGCAAACAAGTGGATCTGATGATCTTACACAACAaacttttggaaaaattgaatttggtCAAGATTCGCAACAATCTGGAAAACCCAATAATGCTaatcaacaattaaataattttgcttgGCAAACAAGTGGATCTGATGATTTTACACAACAAACTTTTGGAAAGATTGAATTTGGTCAAGATTCGCAACAATCTGGAAAACCCAATAATGCTAATCAACAATCAAATGATTTTATCCAGAAATCAAGTGAAATTGATGATCTTACCCAACAAACTTTTGGAAAGATTGAATTTGGTCAAGATTCGCAACAATCTGGAAAATCCAATAATGCTAATCAACAATCAAATGATTTTATCCAGAAATCAAGTGAAATTGATGATCTTACACAACAAACTTTTGGAAAGATTGAATTTGGTCAAGATTCGCAACAATCTGGAAAACCCAATAATGCTAATCAACaatcaaaagattttatcCAGAAATCAAGTGAAATTGATGATCTTACACAACAAACTTCTAGAAAGCTTGAATTTGATCAAGATTCACAACAAATATATCAACCAAATCAATGGAAAtcaaataatgatgataaaaaattcgatgatCTTATTGAACAAACAAGTAAATCTGAGAATCTTAACAAATCTCAACAAACCTCAGGCAAACTTGAATTTGATCAGAATTCACAACAAATATATGAACCATGGAAATCAAATAATGctaatcaaaaatttgatgatCTTATTGAGCAAACGAATGAATCTGAGAATCTTACTCAACAAATCTCTGACAAACTtgaatttgatcaaaatttacaACAAGTATATCAACCAtgggaattaaataatactcaACAATTAGTTCATCTTACTCACCAAACAAGTGGATCTGAGGATCTTACTCAACAAATCTCTGGAAAGTTTGAATTTGGACAAGATTCACAACAAACATATCAACCAAAGGAATCAAGTAATGCAGATCAACAGTTAGTTCATCTTACTCAAACAAGTGGATCTAAAGACCTTCTTCAACAAACTTCtgggaaatttgaatttggacAAATATCACAACAAACTTATCAACCATGGAAACCAAATAATACTAATCTGGGTTTTACAGAGGAGATTAATGATTTTACCAAACAAAGTACTGGTAAAGTTGAATTTAATCAAGAATCAGAAAAAGATTCATCTTTGCAAATAAGTGTTATACCAGAATATTTGGGAAATGATTCACATTTTTCAAAACCTGCAGATAAACCCAAACCAAGATCAAGATATTCAAGATACGGATCACATCATAATGTACATAATATTGATGatgaagatattataaatcacaataatggaaatattgaTGCATcacatatttatgaattacctCCAAATATGGATGTAGAAACTGATGATAAAGGAAATCAAAATACAAGAaatcaagaagaaaataaaaatatagatttgtttaaaaatttaaatcaacatAGTGGaagtaatttatatgatattgaagGAAGTAATGTAGACCAAGTAAATTGGTTACATAAATCAAATGATGCAACTGTAGGTTTACAATGGCATTATACATATCATCCAAGTGACCAAAGGCAATTTGTGCAACAAACAGaacaaaaagataaagaaaatttgcaagaacaatcacaattttttaatttagagcaaaataaagaaatacaaaataaatacacaaTGGATAATTTACATCAACAATCAGTTTCGCaatctcaaaattatatatttaaacaaaaagataaatctttaaaaaatgattatgttcaaaatgaaaataaatttatatctaatgaacaaataaaaggaaatttacAGGCAGATGCTGGAATTTTTAAACCAGAACCTAAATTACAGCCAAGAATCTTAGAAGTTTATGGAGGTGGACAATATGATCCAACACATAGCGATGATATATATTCAGAAGTGACAATAAATCCTAGTGCTACATTAGCATCTATAAGTAATACAGATCCATGGGATATTAGAGAAAAACCAGAAATATTAACAACAACTGAATTAATACCGCCATTATTATCTGTAGAACCATTGGACACAAATATTACTACTGAAGCACCTCATTCATCATCAATTTGGTCAAGGATTAGTCATAAAATATCAACTACAATAGATAAAGCTAAAGAAAAagctagaaatatttttggataa
- the LOC107994303 gene encoding DNA mismatch repair protein Msh2 isoform X2, with amino-acid sequence MIGADPYKTEGVILNKNHFESFIRDLLLVKQYRVEVYINQGTAKNQNWILEYKGSPGNLTQFEDILFGNNDIAVSVRVIAVKLGMEGKFRIVGLSCVDTTASLFSVCEFQDNDSFSNLESLIVTLAPKECLLIQGEGSYEFQILKQLIERNNVMITTRKKNEFSSESVIQDLNTLIRFKKGQQQNVQSLPEINLTFAMSATSALIKYLDLTSDEGNLNQFSIDQIKQSRYLKLDSAAIKALNIEPRIDTSCVLNGNAPTSILNLLDKCRTPQGHRLLAQWIRQPLKDLSLIKERHDIVEALVNDNELRSNLNEDHLRRIPDLQVLAKKLARKKATLQDCYKIYTCISHLPILLEQFLKINIIALKTMFTDPLSEFIKDMNKFQQMVEQTIDLDSAEKGDFLVRSEFDDELKELKCTMDEIEIKLQAQLNKVADDLSIEAGKILKLESNQQFGYYFRVTLKEEKVLRNKKQYIILDSNKSGVRFRSNKLNDLNDEYIAIRDKYIIEQKKVVAEIIEIAAGYSNTIKAIGNVLASLDVLTAFASAAICANKPYVRPEMLPSEKGEFNLIQVRHPCLEIQEGVDYIANNINFKRGECHFCIITGPNMGGKSTYIRSAGVSALMAHIGSFVPCDQAKISLLDCILARVGADDCQLKGLSTFMMEMIETAAILKTATCNSLVLIDELGRGTSTYEGCGIAWSIAEYLAKEIKCYCLFATHFHEITKLEEEISTVKNQHVTALVDNNKLTLLYKIKPGICDQSFGIHVAKMANFPQDVIEFAKRKQTELEDYQDSLFEGSDNPQKKKKIIQEAEILIAEFIDKCKNLDLSLSDAELKDKILTFKEEVLSHKNPYIQMLLTAS; translated from the exons ATGATAGGTGCag ATCCATATAAAACTGAGGGAGTTATTCttaacaaaaatcattttgaatcttttataCGTGATCTATTGTTAGTAAAACAATACAGAGTAgaagtttatattaatcaagGAACTGCAAAAAACCAAAATtggatattagaatataaaggATCTCCTGGTAATTTAACACAATTTGAGGATATATTGTTTGGCAATAATGATATTGCTGTTAGTGTTCGTGTTATAGCAGTGAAATTAGGAATGGAAGGGAAATTTAGA attgtaGGTTTAAGCTGTGTAGATACTACGGCatctttattttctgtttgtgaATTTCAAGACAATGACTCATTTTCTAATTTGGAATCATTGATTGTTACGCTTGCTCCTAaagaatgtttattaattcaagGCGAAGGCAgctatgaatttcaaattttaaaacaa CTAATAGAACGGAATAATGTAATGATTactacaagaaaaaaaaatgaattctctAGTGAATCAGTTATACAagatttaaatactttaataagaTTCAAGAAAGGTCAACAACAAAATGTACAATCTTTACCTGAAATCAATTTAACTTTTGCTATGTCAGCTACTTCTgctcttattaaatatttagat TTAACATCAGATGAAGGAAATTTGAATCAGTTTAGTATAGATCAAATAAAACAATCAcgttatttgaaattagattCAGCTGCTATAAAAGCACTTAATATTGAACCACGTATTGATACTTCTTGTGTTTTAAATGGAAATGCACCTACAAGTATTTTGAATCTCTTAGATAAATGTAGAACTCCACAAGGACATAGACTCCTTGCACAATGGATTAGACAacctttaaaagatttatcacTTATAAAAGAAAGACATGATATTGTTGAAGCATTAGTGAATGATAATGAATTACGATCTAATCTTAATGAAGATCATTTAAGACGCATACCAGATTTACAAGTACTTGCAAAAAAATTGGCTAGGAAAAAAGCAACTTTACAGGATTgctataa gatttatacatgtatatcacATTTACCTATATTATTAgaacaatttcttaaaataaatataatagcttTGAAAACAATGTTTACTGATCCTTtaagtgaatttattaaagatatgaataaatttcaacaaatgGTTGAACAAACAATTGATTTAGATTCTGCTGAAAAAGGAGATTTTTTAGTACGATCTGAATTTGATGATGAATTAAAAG aattaaaatgcaCTATggatgaaatagaaataaaattgcaagcACAATTGAATAAAGTTGCTGATGATCTTTCAATCGAagctggaaaaatattaaaactagaaTCAAATCAACAATTTGGATATTATTTCCGTGTAACATTGAAGGAAGAAAaggtattaagaaataaaaaacaatatattattttagattctaATAAAAGTGGTGTACGATTtcgaagtaataaattaaatgatttaaatgatgAATACATTGCTAttagagataaatatataatagaacaaAAGAAGGTTGTTGcggaaataattgaaattgcag ctgGTTATAGTAATACAATAAAAGCTATTGGAAATGTATTAGCATCACTTGATGTACTTACTGCTTTTGCTTCTGCTGCTATATGTGCTAATAAACCATATGTGCGTCCTGAAATGCTCCCTAGTGAAAAAGgagaatttaatcttattcaaGTTCGACATCCATGTTTAGAAATTCAAGAAGGAGTAGATTATATAgctaataatatcaattttaaaagag gaGAATgtcatttttgtattattactgGTCCAAATATGGGAGGTAAGAGCACATATATAAGATCTGCTGGTGTTAGTGCTCTCATGGCACATATTGGAAGTTTTGTTCCTTGTGATCAagcaaaaatatcattattagacTGTATATTAGCTCGTGTAGGAGCTGATGATTGTCAATTGAAAGGACTTTCTACATTTATGATGGAAATGATAGAAACTGCTGCTATATTAAag ACAGCAACATGCAATTCATTGGTATTGATTGATGAATTAGGCAGAGGAACTTCTACTTATGAAGGTTGCGGTATAGCATGGTCAATCGCCGa atatttagcaaaagaaattaaatgttattgtcTTTTTGCAACacattttcatgaaataactaaattagaagaagaaatatctaCTGTTAAAAATCAACATGTTACAGCTCttgtagataataataaattaactttactatataaaataaaaccagGAATATGTGATCAAAGTTTTGGCATACACGTTGCTAAAATGGCTAATTTCCCACAAGATGTTATTGag tttgcTAAGCGTAAACAAACAGAACTTGAAGATTATCAAGATTCACTTTTTGAGGGATCTGATAATCcacagaagaaaaaaaagatcatccaa GAAGCTGAAATTCTTATTGcagaatttattgataaatgcaAGAATTTAGATCTATCATTATCTGATGCAGAATTGAAGGATaagattttaacatttaaagaaGAAGTTTTATCTCACAAAAATCCTTATATACAAATGCTCCTTACAGCTTCATAA